TTTCTTGAGGGTTTTCTGGTCCCTGTAAATCAAGCTGATAAAATACTAAGTCTAACCAACGATTAAATTTATAGCCCGCATTGCGGATTGTTCCACTATACGTAAAGCCCAGTTTTTCATGAATGACAATACTTGCTTCATTTTCTTTGTCAATCCCTGCAACCATCGTTTTTACTTCATGCTTCGTTGCGTAATCTATTAGTGCATGCATTAATTTTGTCGCGATGCCTTTTTTGTAATGACCTTTGTGTACATATACGGAATGTTCCACTGTATAATGATACGCTGGATACGCTCGAAAGCTACCATACGTCGCATAACCCGCTACTTCACCATCAATATCAAACACCATAAGCGGTTCTCCGTTTTGTTGCTTTTGCTCAAACCACTGCATTCGTTGCTCAAGCGTTTGTTCTTTATACATATAAATTGCCGTTGAATGTAAAATATTATCATTAAAAATTTCTAAAATTGTTGGTATATCCTCTTTTGTCGCTTGTCGAATCATTGGTAAACCCCCTTAAATTTAGAAAAACCGTCCTATTCAAATTAGGACGGCTCGTTAATCAATTAAGCCCCGGTGTAATTGCGTCTGGATTCAGCTTTTCGCACAAGCAAAAAACTTCTTACCGAATTCATGACATCCACGGGGGCTTAACTTCTTTTAGCAGGCAGTTGAACACTCGCTGAAAGAAATTATACGTTAAAGTAACGCGCATCTGGATGTGCAAACACAATCGCCGATACGCTTGCTTCTGGTTCCATCATAAAGCCTTCAGTTAATTGTACACCAATTTGCTCTGGTTTAAGGACAGCAAATAATTTTTCTTGGTCTTCTAAATTTGGACATGCTGGGTAGCCGAAACTAAAGCGTTGCCCTTGATATTTCGCTGCAAAACGGTCGCGCATAGTGAAGTCCGTTGCATCTGGG
This portion of the Solibacillus daqui genome encodes:
- a CDS encoding GNAT family N-acetyltransferase: MIRQATKEDIPTILEIFNDNILHSTAIYMYKEQTLEQRMQWFEQKQQNGEPLMVFDIDGEVAGYATYGSFRAYPAYHYTVEHSVYVHKGHYKKGIATKLMHALIDYATKHEVKTMVAGIDKENEASIVIHEKLGFTYSGTIRNAGYKFNRWLDLVFYQLDLQGPENPQEN